The sequence AAATTTTTTGCCCGAGAGGCAAAACACGGGGTCAGCGGTGGGCGACCGCCTGCTTCACGATGTTCTTCGCGAAGTCGCCCATGAGGCCGCCGTTGTGCGCGTCGTCCATGACCGCCGTGAAGGCGTCCACGAAGCGGTCCGCGTCCTTCTCGTCGATCACGAGCGGCGGGATGAGCTTGATGACTTCGAGGTGGTCCCCCGAGACCTGCGTCAGGATGCGGTGCTTCTGGAGCAGCGGCACCACGACCATCTGCGCGAAGAGCCCCTTGCGCGCGGCCTGGAGCATCGCCCAGCGGCTGCGCAGCTTGAGCGAGTCGGGGCGGCCGAACTCGATGCCGATCATGAGGCCGCGCCCGCGGATGTCGGCGAGCATCTCGTACGTCGGGATCAGGTCGGTCAGGCGCTGCTTGAGGTAGTCCCCCGTGCGGCGCGCGTGGGCGACGATGTTCTCGTCCTCCATGACGTGCAGCACCGCGAGGCCCGCGGCCATCGCCTGCGCGTTGGCGCCGAAGCTCGCGGAGTGGACGAGGACGCGGTCCATCGAGGAGTAGACCTTCTTGAAGATCCACTCCTTGCCGAGCGTCGCGCTCACCGGGACGTAGCCGCCCGAGAGCGACTTCGCGACGCACACGAGGTCCGGCTCGACGCCCTCCTCGTGCTGGTAGGCGTAGAAGTCCCCGGTGCGCCCGAGCCCGGTCTGCACCTCGTCGGCGATGAGCAACGCCTTGTGCTTGCGCAGCAGGTCCTGCGCGGCCTTGAGGTAGCCCGGCGGGGTCTCGGTGACGCCCTTGCCCTGGATCGGCTCGACGATGAGCCCGGCCACGTCGCCCCTGCGCAGCTCCCGCTCCAGCGCGGCGAGGTCGCCCACGGGGAGCGCGGTGTCGGGGAGCAGCGGCGCGAAGCCGTCGCGGAAGCCCTTCTCCCCGTTCACGGAGAGGGAGCCCGTGGTGAGGCCGTGGAAGGCGTGGTCGTAGTAGAGGATGCGGTGGCGCCCGGTCGCGAAGCGCGCGAACTTGAGGGCCGTCTCGACGGCCTCGGTGCCGCTGTTGCCGAAGAAGACGCGGTCCAGGTGCGGGCTGTGCGAGAGCAGCTTCTCGGCGAGGAGGCCGGGCAGCGGCTGGCAGTCGAAGCGCGTGAGGTCGGCGAGCTGGGCGTCGAGCACGTCGTGCAGCGCCTGGCGGACGACCGGGTGGTGGCGGCCGAGGCCCATGACGCCGAAGCCCGCGAGCATGTCGAGGTAGTCCTGCCCCTGGTCGTCCCAGAAGTGGGCGCCCTCGCCGCGCTCGTAGTACTTGTCGAAGCCGATCGTGTGGAGCATCCGCGGCAACTGGTGGTTGAGGTGCTTGGTGTGCAGCTCGTAGCGCTCGCCGCCACGCGCGGCGAGCAGTCCGTTGAGGTCGAAACCTTTGCCCTGCGTGCCCTCGCCCCCGGGAGCCGCGGCGTCCGTCGTGCCGGTGGTCATCCTTGCGTCTTCTCCTTACGGGCCAGGTGGGCCCCGATGCGTCCGGCGATCTCCACCGGCGTGAGGCCGAGGTCGGCGAGCAGTTCCCCGCGCTTGGCGTGCGGCAGGAACTGCTCGGGGATGCCGAAGTGGCGTACGGGGACGTCGACTTCGGCGTCGGCGAGGGCCACCGAGACGGCGGCGCCGACCCCGGAGGTACGGCTGTTGTCCTCGACGACCGCGACCACCCGGTGCCGCGCGGCGAGCGGCGCGAGGGCGGGGTCGACGGGCTTGACCCAGCGCGGGTCCACGACGGTCGAGCGGATGCCCCGCTCGCGCAGGAGGGCGGCGGCGGCGAGGCACACGGGCGCCATGACACCGACCGAGACGAAGAGGACGTCGGCCTCCTCCTCGTCCCCGGCGTCCTCCGCGAGCACGTCGAGGCCGCCCTCGCGCCGCAGCGCGGGCAGGTCCG comes from Streptomyces sp. Tu6071 and encodes:
- a CDS encoding aspartate aminotransferase family protein, translating into MTTGTTDAAAPGGEGTQGKGFDLNGLLAARGGERYELHTKHLNHQLPRMLHTIGFDKYYERGEGAHFWDDQGQDYLDMLAGFGVMGLGRHHPVVRQALHDVLDAQLADLTRFDCQPLPGLLAEKLLSHSPHLDRVFFGNSGTEAVETALKFARFATGRHRILYYDHAFHGLTTGSLSVNGEKGFRDGFAPLLPDTALPVGDLAALERELRRGDVAGLIVEPIQGKGVTETPPGYLKAAQDLLRKHKALLIADEVQTGLGRTGDFYAYQHEEGVEPDLVCVAKSLSGGYVPVSATLGKEWIFKKVYSSMDRVLVHSASFGANAQAMAAGLAVLHVMEDENIVAHARRTGDYLKQRLTDLIPTYEMLADIRGRGLMIGIEFGRPDSLKLRSRWAMLQAARKGLFAQMVVVPLLQKHRILTQVSGDHLEVIKLIPPLVIDEKDADRFVDAFTAVMDDAHNGGLMGDFAKNIVKQAVAHR